The DNA window AGCGTTTTGACAGACCCTGTTCAGCTGTCTCACAATAGTGCCTGCTCTTTAGCCTCAGTGTTGAAAAATGTTGTCACTTCAATGGGaatcccttttttccctccGGTAGATTGATGATTTCAGTACTTTTGTTGGGAGCTCAGCTCTTTGTTCTTTAATTCCTTCCTTGCTGACAGGTGAATAGCAGCTGCTTGGAAGATTTCCTGCAGTTCACTGaaaaatccccattttctttctctaccaTTGCATCACCTTTGCTATCTGGAAAGAATAATCCTGCAGAGGCATTTTCTACTGCctgcaattaaaatttttacaaagaaatcttCAAAGATGCTCTCCCCATCACCCTACCTTCTTGCTTATCCTCTCTAATCCTAGTTACTCAGGCTCACTGAATTCTCCCTCGGGTGCCTATTTTTAGTTAATTGCTTGCCCAAACCCTGTAGATACTCTGCCACCAAAGAGCGAAGTGGATGAATGGCTTGAACAGAACCGCTTCATTAAAACTTTATGGGTTTCCATCTTTATCcaaaatttgcttcttttttgtaacttatttcttgtatttttccatCTGAAGCTCCAACTACAATCTCGCCCGACACCCACCTGTAGAAAGCAGTTTGGTTTTGCCTGGTCTGCTGGACCAGGACTTGGGAAACCCGGACCCTGTTCTCACTTGTATCACCAACCCTGGCACCTCTCACCCTTTCTGTGCCCGTTTCCCTGCAACGGGCCACAGCAATACTGACCCTCCCTCCTAAAGCAGCGGGAAGCTGCCCAGGGAAACACGCCTTTACTACTGACACAGCTTTCTTGCAGGACCACTATTTCCCACTCCCCCTACCACCACCACATTAGTAGACTCCTCTCAGGTTTTGCTGTCCCTGCCGCACAATTCATGTGTGCTCACATCAGGCTCACCTCCATACtattccccccaccctgcaACATACTCGCTTCATTCTGGTGAGTAACCAGGATCCCTTAGGAATCCTTCCACCTGTTTCAGCCATTCTGTACCTCCAGGTAAGGAGTTTTCTTCCAGAGCGCTTCCTCAGCGGGCTCCTGCGTGATCTGCACCCGCAGCCGTCTCCACACCATTACACAGACCACTTTCCACTAAACGCTTTAGGCTGCCACAGAAACAGGTCAAGCAAAAATTGAACCCGTGATCAGAAAATGATACCCAGAAAACAAATCATGTTCTGCTTCTCACAAATCTACACCATGAGATTAGCTTGGCTTTCCTATCAAaagtactttttatttcttatgcGCACAGGTAGGCTTGCAGGAAGAGACTGAAGCATCTTCCTCACTGTATGCTCATAGCTGAAGCTAGGTCTGCAGTCGTCCTTTCCACCAGTGCCTAAATATTGGCATGCACAAAGAATGTACGTGACATGGAGGTAGCATCTCTGTATCGGGAGATCACAGCGACAAGGAAAGATAAAGGCAAtgtgaaagatgaagaaaagggaatttggaatccattttttttaattactattaaaTAGGTCAGCTCTTCAGTTAAGGGAACAATCCTCAACATGAAAGTGTCTTGTTAAAAACAACCATCCCTCATTTTAACAGTCATCTTCACCATCCATCTCACATACTGTCTTTCTTTGAAACTACTATGCAAGTGGATAACCAGCTGTCACACAGAACGTACCGAGATGATCAGGGACAGCTCTGTGTGCAGCCTGCAGGATGGGAACAGCTACAGCATCTGTCGCTCGGCACGTGGTCCCTGGCTAGTTTAGCATCCAGGCAAACAGATCACATACCTGCCCCCAGCTGCccattttcctctgcagttcAGTGTCTTGCACTTGAAGGTAACACAGAAGTTTCTGCTTATGGAACTCACCAGCACACCCCGCTTCAAGATGTGACTGAAAACGGTGCACAAGCCTGCATGTTCGAGCAGAGAGCTGGCAGTGGGAGCAAGCAGATTCCATAACTCCGGCTAGAAGCCTGTCTTGAGTTTACGACTTCTCCTTGCCCTACTGAGTGCCTCAGCCTTGActgctttgtgggtttttcccccACTCTGGTGATCCCTAATATCTAGAAACTATTTTTAGAAAGGTTGTTTTGTAACATTTGTACCAGTATTTTCCTTAAACAAGGATATTGAACAAAAATGGAGATGTCTGCCTTCGAGGTGGTCCGACAACCGAGTGGTTGCGAGAGGGAGGACAGAGGGAACCTGTGGGGGCCGTGAAGAACTCGCCCCTGGGAGCAGTCGAGCTCTGAAACTGCTGCTGGACGAGAAGCTGCTGAGTGGCCTCTGCAGCCAGGAGTCACACCAAGAACCCTCTcccgggcagggctgccccagcacaagctctgccctccgttgcaggctgcaggagcagctgacCAGAGGACAGCGTTCAATCCAGAGCCCCCAAACGTCCCATTGTAAGGGACAGAGCTCGAGATTTCTCAGCGCTGGGACTGATGGGAGAGATTCAGTGTCTCTCCCTGGGGCTGACATTCACACTGCCTATTCTTGTGCTGGATCTCGACAGAGCCAGTGCCTGACCTCCCTTCCTGCAGCTACAGCTGCCCAAGCCAGAAGCTTCCCATTGTTAAAGCTCAactgtttttctaaaagcaaacaTTCTAGCACTTTTACACACAGTGAATGACCTCTTTTAATGGAGTATTTTGGGGGCTGTAAACAAGGTTTTTACATTGTAAAAATATTAAGTGCCATTAGGAAATGTACAGGTAATCACTAAAATTAGCTCTTTCATTGTCTTGCAAAATGAAGTTCaaattgaaagcattttttataatgaagtcgtttattaaaagcattttaattatcTGTCCCAGGTGTCTTCTTGGAGGGGAACGGGGATTTTGGTTTAAGTAAAGACAGAATCATAAGGCAAGTCAAAGACCAGTTTCCTACATGAACCCACACAGACTTGTTTCTTTCAAGCAAAGAATTAGACCCAAAAAAAGGACACGGCAccctgctggggatgcagcgaCAGCCGATACCATTATCTCCTGCCAAGGAGAATAACGTTTGTTAGACAGAAAGTTCTGGTCCCTTGGTTTACTAAAATTACCAGCCCGCGTGGAAGCATTTCAGATGAGTACAGCCCACTCCCCGCTTCCAGATAACCTCGCCACATTTAGCTCCCCAGGACTGCGCTGTGCACAAGGGCAGAACCAGAACCAAACCTTAAAGCTTCAGCTACAACCATCTGTCACCAGCCgcagaagcattttaaaagacatgaaaaagggCAAAGAGCACCCTGCGCTCTCGGGAGTCTCTTCAGAAGATGGTTTAAAGGCTGACAACCATTTTCAGTGTTCAGGTACTTTTCTAGGTATGATCTAGTTGTCGTTCTTAATGCAGTCGCTGGTAACGTGCTGTTTCCTCAGCAGTGCTTTCCTGCAGAGCGGAGGGCTACGACATGACATGACTACAGCAACACCGCTTCACTAGCCTGcctaaagatgaaaaatgagttCAGCACAGATTGTCCTGTTGGTGGAGCTGAAGCCTTCCTTTGCCATTTTCAAGGGGAGAAGAGACTACTCAGATGATTTTTTGAGTTTTAAGGTATTTGCCTGCTCTGGTCTCAGCAGGTGATCAGGGTCACAGACATTCATCAGCCCCCAACACTGGCATCCCATAACATTCTCAACGCCACAAGAACAGTGAATTCACTCTCCCTCCCTCAGTCAGCATCTTTAACTGACGCTTGCTGCCTTCCTGCCACATACAACCCCCAGCAAAAACACACAATGCTGGGACAGACAGTAAACTGGAAGCTAATGATGAAGGCTTGGTTTCCACAGCACCAACAAACCTCCAAAGTACTACTCAGAGGAAGGAGATGGCAGCTTCCTTCTGAGTTGTACTCTCACCTCTTGCTCTAAAGCACCATGTATTTGCCCAACGCTCTCAGCCTGTCAGCCACCCGACAGCCCTGCTCGATCTGTTAGCGCTACACAAGTCAAACAACGCATTTTGCACACAAGAGGAGAGTTGCTTAAGCAGTCTTACCATGCAGTACAACGAAAACCAGATCCAAACGCCTTGACTGGTGGCATTTTAATTACAATACACGGCAGCACACAGGACATGCCACTCTGGGAGAAACTTACTGCTCAGTCAAGTTGACCAGGAGAAAAATACTACAAAGAAAACCACAGTGTATTCCAAGCTCTGCTTCTGACTGAAGCCACATGTCAAAGACCACGCAGGTGTCAAACAGGCTAAGtgttatgaaaagaaaatcccaaGAGGTGGCTTAGGAGAACCCAGGAGAACAGGACAATGGCAGATTTATTTACAATAGGACACAAAGAATACgtacattaattaaaaattacaaagaatacagagaaaacactttggggaagggagagaaatcaaTGCTGGCTGAGCCTCTccactggggcaggagggaaaaaaaaacaacccaaacaaccaaaatcTCAGAGAGGGATCTCAAATCAGAACCGACACAGGGCTCCACAGCACAGTTTGGCTCACACATCCCCTGCTCCCTTTTTCCATCCTTGATTCCTGGCTGATTAGACTTTGGCATGATGGGTGGCTGAAGAAGCTATTAGGCAAGGCTGGAAACACGCAGTGCCAAGGAGTCAAGCCACACGGGAagccagctccctgcagggTAAGAGACATTGGTCCTTGCGTGGACCTGGTGGAAAGTCTTATGGCAATCGGTTAAAAAAAAGGCCCAAACCCCTCAAGGGTGCACATGTCAGTGCTGGTAGCAGGGAAGGCTTTGGGCAGTTCTGGGCTGGAACCTCGTCACCCTGTGGCAGCTGGTCATTTGGAGACCTTACTGCTTACTACAgcaagaagcaaaagcaaaattttcctAGATctcactaaaaaaaccccaaaacactccACCTCTCCCCTGTAGCCCTGACTGAACTCAGCTAgtctggggatggagggagccTTCACTGTCACGTGGAACCTTCTTACTGGTAAACATCATTGCAGtgaccaaaataaaaaacaactttaacctcttttaaaaagagtttcCCATGGGCTGATTCAGGCATCAAGCCACGGAAAGAGAGGAGCCCGCTGCAGAAGAGCCCACATCGGCTATCCCGGAGGGCTTGGACTGTTTTGTggagaagaacaaaatacagCTTAGGGTGTACACTTTTTCTGTTCCCTGGAGGTAGAGAATctaagaggaagaagagagcagcaagagcagctgGAGCACAGGGCAGGTAGTAAGACAGCCTGCTTCTGGCAACGGGAGAACTCCTCAGGGCCtctccctctgtccccagccccttCTGCACGGCCTGCATACACCTCGCAGTAGTTCAGGCCCAATACTGCATCAGATCGCTTGGCACTAAAGCGACGGCGTTGCAGCCTTCTCTCCACGGGGCTCTGCGCAATCCCGGCGGGGCTCccgggaaggaagcctgcccTGTTTCCTCACACGGCTGGAGTGGAGCTATCGACAGAACAAACCCTTGCATTACCTCACACATCCTTCCAGTCCTGTATTCTGGCACCAGCACAATCACGCCGCTTCCACCAGAACGTTACGTCCTGCTGCACCTTCCGAAAGGGAGGAAATCCCACCCTCCCTCAGCCCTTCCAGAGATATCCAAAGTGGCACACGCTGTCCAAGGCTGGAGGGAGAAATGATGCCGAGAGTTGCAGTTCTCAAGCTCTGTCAGGGTGAAATTGCACTTCCCAGGCTCCGAATGGCACCTCCAGCAAATTGTAAACAAGCCGAATCCAGGACTTCTGCGGTCAGAGCCCGCCAGACTCATGCTCCTTTAGGCTCCTTTTATTTTGCCATAGTCAAGCTCCCTCTTCTGTGCAGAGATGAAGGCAGGCAAGAAACCCAGTCTGATATTTGTCTGAAGAATCTCCCTGAATCCTAGAGCACCCTAGGGgttggaagaaaacattttcacaagTGTTTCCATTGCTGTCTCAAATTCATTTGTcatcaacataaaaaaaaaaaaaaggatgaattaGCAAAAAGAGGGTTTACTTATACAGAGGGATATTTCTCTGCTAAAAACCTCCCTCAAATATGGAACAGGATAATAAAGTTAAAATGTAAGGTATCTACAGACCCCTTTTCCCCCCAGGAAGTAGCCCAGAATCCATGTACACTGTGCCAAAGTTACATTCCAAAACGAGgagttatttatttctcttgtcACTCTCCcactgtattttgtttccttaaagAACTTGGGAGAAGATGGCCCCTTTACTCCCAGGAGGACACGCATTCAGGTGTCTACTTTCTGCTGGGTCTCTGCCTCTTCAGTCTATTTTCACTGCGGCATAGATCTTCCGGACAAACATGTAGGCTGCATAGAAGCCAATGGTGCCAGTGAGGAGCCAGAAGGACAAGACCATAAGGGCGGTGTAGCCGAAGTATAGCAAGGAGGGAATGAACTCAACAATATccagctgaaacagaagaggaaaaaacaagcaaaatcaaGTATAGAGGTAATAAGAGTTAACTCCCCAAACCAGCCAGTGCCCTGTACGAGGGAAGATTTGATAAAGGGAGGAAACCCTCCTCTCGATTCATTTTTGTCTGGCTGAAAAAGAGATCCCTTTTGAGGTGGGAACACTGCTCTGCACAGGTAACACAGGCAGGGGCCTTGGGCACTTACAACCATCTCTTCCCTCTGGAAGGGCTAGTAAGCTGCCTTGGGCTGGCATGGGGACAGACTAGGAGCAGGCAGTCCCACCGTTTCCTTTCCCAAAGCCAACAATCTCCTCTAGAAAGGTGGTGCTTTCATACAAGAGCAATAACAATACCTTGTTCACAAAGTAGAAGATGGCATAGATCAGCACATAGAAGGCAGATCCTCCAGACACCAAGAAGGTCCTCCACCACCAGCGGTAATCCTGACAGGGTAAAAAGCCTCAGCGTTATCCCACAGGCTTCCTTTTACTGTGTCACTGTCTCATGGAAGCTGTAAACTTTCTGGGACAGGAAGAACTCCACCCATTTCCCTTCAAAGGAAAACCACAgtttggggctggggagctATTTTGTCACAGAAGCGTTTCCAAACAAAGAGGATGAAAAGCTGACCGTGGAGCAAAGCCAGGTCAGTACCACAGCACCTACTACCGAGGAACAGGGTTCAGCCTCTGGCcctgcatttcattttgtacGTGGATGGGATGAAATGGTTTCTTTGGGAAGAGACATCAGCTCAAAAtaccctgctcccagcagaatTTCTGGTATGAAACCACAGTTCCCAGCCTAGCAGATAATCAAATAGCTTCAACTCTCCTTGAGGTCAAGAGGGGTTAAGAGCAATCACGCTTGTGAAGCTGGGCCAGACTAGatttctgctgagcagcagcaataaCGTGACCTGTGCTTTTCCAGGAGCAAGTACCTTGAACTACTGAAACAACAAATGCGGAAACCTCACCTCAGCACAAAGCTGGAAGTACACCATGACAATGCTGATTTGGGAGCACGATACCACCAGGATTATAAATACAAGGAAGAGAAAGCCGAAAAGGTAATAGAACTGGTTCTCCCAGATTGCCTGAAATAGACACAGCAGAAATTTGTTTCCATGCTACTGTGATCAATCAGTGAATGTAAGATTAACTTCTAGCAGCTAACccaaggaaaaatgaagagcCCGTCAGCCTCGTGTAGATGGAACCACAGATCTAATGCATTTCACAATGTTACTTCAGAGGAATCAGGTTTCAAAGACAGCTATGAGGTAGTCTGTTCATTCCCCTCCATCTCCCTAGCAATGAAACAGCAAATTCCTCCCTGTCCACGGAAGATGAAAAAtgggcagcagctgggatgGCTCAGTGAATGTCTTATGTTACAGTAAGCTTTCATCTTTACCACCATCCTTCAAATCCCCAAGGAGTGTCCCATAGACATCTCCAGGTGTCTTCAGCAAGAGGATAGACTGAAGAgacccacagcccagctccctctggAAACAACACTGAATGGCCTGGAGTGATCCTGCTAGCTCCTTCAGGAAGTACAGGAATAGGAGTCTGCTCCAGTGGAAGCCCCCTCCCCTTCAAAAACTTTGGCATGAGAGGAATCCTATTCAGGAGCAAAGTGGGTTAAATGCTtacactgaaaatgaagaacagtTCAATGAACATAGCTCCAAAAGGCAAAATACCAGCCATGAGAATCCTATAGAGcgagaaagaaaaatcataagcAGCACAATAGGACTGTCTGGTCATTAAAAGTCCCCTGTAATCACACAGAGCGCTCCTAGCAAaagctctgcagctccagattACTAGAATAAATTTCACACAGTAAACGGCACAACTGCTCCCACTCTTGATAAGCACCCGTCATACCACATCGACATTGTCAAGATTGTCTCTGATACTGTATTACTCAAGGAAACACATCTGCCATCTGTCTGTGTCCAGAGACCAGCAGAAGGTGATGTTCAGCAACCCAAGGAGACAGAGGAGAGGGGGCTTAACTCACCGCATTTCCTAGACACTCATCACTCACCCAACAAATTTATTCATATACCACCTCTGCTCCGGGATCTGCCTGGGAATCTGATTTGTCCGTACAGGATTGTCATACGGCTGTTTGCGAAATCCAAAGTAGTAACCCAGGTAGACCAAGGGCAAGGAGATCCCGAACCACATGCAGAGCAAGGCCACCATGGTAGGGAAAGGCACCTGGAATCACACCAAGAGTCACAGAAGTGAGGCTGGCAGCTCACCAGCCCTGGAGACTGAAGTCTCCAACCAGACCAActcttgatgatcttaaaggtcttttccaatgtACGTGACTCTACAATTCTCCAGTCAACCACTGCACCGGCACCCACATTTAGAAAGATACTGTGAAACTACGCAAGTCCCTGACAGCCCAGTCACCCCCTCCTCCCATCCAGCAGGCTCCGGGATGAAGGTGGTACCTACCGCTCCAGAGGAGTGTTTCCCCCAGATGAAACAGTTCAGGACAAAGCAGATACCAAAGACGACACCCGGATACAGGGTAGCTGTCTGCAAGAGCAACCACAGGTTAAGAGAAAACACATGATAAATCAGCCAGATATTTCTCTTTAACGAGTCCATGGCTGGGACAAGGCACATGTGGAGGAAGCATCCCTTTTGCTGCAGCACTCATACACAGTGGATGGGCTGCGGGAAGATCTCAGACGACCCTCTTGCTTCACTTTAGTACGTGCTCTGGTGTTTGCCCTTTCATGTACAGCTACGAGGACTCGATTCACACCAAATCTCTGCAGTACAGCCAGGCTGTGTCCAGCTACCCGCAAATACATGCGGAGCTTATCCACGTATCTTGCCATCAGCAAAGCTGGATACCCAGCACAGAACACCACAAGACTCACACAAAAGGCTCCCTTCTTCCATCGATGTCCTTTCAGAGTCCGGTACAAGCGGCCAGCAAAGAATCCACCAAAAACCCTGGACAGAAACAAGCcaagacaaagaaaattcactctcattgtggggagagggagaggaggggcgGGCAGGACAGCACTGCTGTGGGAAGCAGCGGGGACACCTACCCCATGAACATGAAGAGAAAGCAGGCGGTAGTCATCAATGCACCCCGGCTAGAAGGTGACAGCATCCCCAGCATAGCAACAACTGTGGAGGGAATAAAGGACAAGGAAGAGCAGCTCTGATGTATGTGTGCTAGCCAGCACCTGGAGAACAGGGGCCCGTCCCATATGCAGATCATGGCTGCCTGGAATCTCTGCCTTCTGCACAGACCTCATTTCCTTCAAAGCATAATGCATCCACTGCCTCCAGCACTGGCCAGAGAGAGGAAGCCACAGCTTTGATCTCAACCTATAGACTGTGCTTTAGCCTCAATTCCCCCAGAGATTTGAGCAGGTGCAGCTCAGAAGGCAAGGCACACATGTGCAAAAGTCTCTCAGCCCACTATCACCCAGGGCTCATATCTTGATAACAGGAAATACAAACACCAAAAGATGCCTTCATCTGGGATGCTACCTAGAAACTCAGAAATGCTGAGCGCAGGCTGATCACCTTGATCAGCCCTGCAACAGGAAGCGTCCTTAATGCAACCTCACTCAAACTAAGGTGAGCGTAagttgaagtcaatgggagctACAAACACCCCTGAGCATCGTTGCTCTTCTCGTTACAGCCACCCCATGCAACATGTGCCACTTACAGATGACAATCAGGATCATACAGAAGAGCTGAATTCCAGAACCCAGGAGAGAGCTGAGGATCATAGGATACTGCGGTGGCCTGAAGACATCTCCATGCACAAGTTTCCAACCAGATTCCTCCATAGTATCTTCCTGTAGCaataacaggaaaagaaggcaTTTAGATACAGTCTAACAGTGCAAATGAAGGTTCTACCAGAGCTAGCCTAAGACATTAATTTCCCTTTATACAGTTCTATAGAATTATATCACTATAGTTAAACTTCTTTCCTCCTGGGCTTAAAACAGTTCAGACCTGAACTGCCAGTGCCAGGGCATACATTTATGGAACTGTCTGCAGTTATTAGGTCTGAAGACACCTAAACCAGTAATCTGCTATTTTACACAGACAAAGGCATTGTGACAGCACATGACAGAACTGCCCCTCCTAACTTCAGGGCTTGAAGCAAAACTGGGTCAAGGAAAGAGACAATACACCCAAGTCTTCAGACAAGATCCCTCCTCATCTgtgcttccctccctctctgatTCCAGCCCCAACAACAAACACATACAATGTCATCTTCCTTGTTGTAGTTGGCAATGTCCTTCCGGAGAGTCCGGATGATAATCATGCTGAGAATACCTGAAAACAAGCACAAACTGAGTTTAG is part of the Grus americana isolate bGruAme1 chromosome 17, bGruAme1.mat, whole genome shotgun sequence genome and encodes:
- the TM9SF4 gene encoding transmembrane 9 superfamily member 4 isoform X2 — its product is MNVEKKCEVLCNFPNKPVILTVEQSKLIAERIREDYYVHLIADNLPVATRLEFYSNREEEEKKKEKDVQFEHGYRLGFMDGNKFYLHNHLSFILYYHREDVEENQEPTYRVVRFEVIPQSIKLEDLKADEKSMCTLPEATGSAPQEIDPSKENQLLFTYSVHWEESDIKWASRWDTYLTMSDVQIHWFSIINSVVVVFFLSGILSMIIIRTLRKDIANYNKEDDIEDTMEESGWKLVHGDVFRPPQYPMILSSLLGSGIQLFCMILIVIFVAMLGMLSPSSRGALMTTACFLFMFMGVFGGFFAGRLYRTLKGHRWKKGAFCTATLYPGVVFGICFVLNCFIWGKHSSGAVPFPTMVALLCMWFGISLPLVYLGYYFGFRKQPYDNPVRTNQIPRQIPEQRWYMNKFVGILMAGILPFGAMFIELFFIFSAIWENQFYYLFGFLFLVFIILVVSCSQISIVMVYFQLCAEDYRWWWRTFLVSGGSAFYVLIYAIFYFVNKLDIVEFIPSLLYFGYTALMVLSFWLLTGTIGFYAAYMFVRKIYAAVKID
- the TM9SF4 gene encoding transmembrane 9 superfamily member 4 isoform X1, yielding MAISPAANRALLPLTSAPTRGSKMAASATMERLRYILVSLLLLHGTDSFYVPGVAPINFHRNDPVEIKAVKLTSSRTQLPYEYYSLPFCQPTKITYKAENLGEVLRGDRIVNTPFQVSMNVEKKCEVLCNFPNKPVILTVEQSKLIAERIREDYYVHLIADNLPVATRLEFYSNREEEEKKKEKDVQFEHGYRLGFMDGNKFYLHNHLSFILYYHREDVEENQEPTYRVVRFEVIPQSIKLEDLKADEKSMCTLPEATGSAPQEIDPSKENQLLFTYSVHWEESDIKWASRWDTYLTMSDVQIHWFSIINSVVVVFFLSGILSMIIIRTLRKDIANYNKEDDIEDTMEESGWKLVHGDVFRPPQYPMILSSLLGSGIQLFCMILIVIFVAMLGMLSPSSRGALMTTACFLFMFMGVFGGFFAGRLYRTLKGHRWKKGAFCTATLYPGVVFGICFVLNCFIWGKHSSGAVPFPTMVALLCMWFGISLPLVYLGYYFGFRKQPYDNPVRTNQIPRQIPEQRWYMNKFVGILMAGILPFGAMFIELFFIFSAIWENQFYYLFGFLFLVFIILVVSCSQISIVMVYFQLCAEDYRWWWRTFLVSGGSAFYVLIYAIFYFVNKLDIVEFIPSLLYFGYTALMVLSFWLLTGTIGFYAAYMFVRKIYAAVKID